GCCGACGGCACCCAGGAGAAGATCGGCAAGATCGTCAACCAGCGGATGGACGTCGAGGTCCTCTCCTACGACCCGGAGACCGACCGGGTCGAGCCGAAGCGGATCGTCAACTGGTTCAACAACGGTCCGGCCGAGCAGTTCCTCCAGTTCACCGTCGCCAAGTCCGGCGGCAACGGGCGGGCGCAGTTCGCCGCCACCGCCAACCACCTGATCCGCACTCCCGGCGGCTGGCGCGAGGCGGGCGAGGTGATCGCCGGTGACCGGGTGATGCTGGCCGAGGCGCGGCGCCTCAGCGAGCAGCAGTGGCAGGTGGTGCTCGGATCGCTGATGGGCGACGGCGCACTCTCGCCGAACCGCCGGGACCGTTCCGGCGTCCGTTTCCGTCTCGGGCACGGCGCGCAGCAGGTCGACTACCTCGACTGGAAGGTCTCGCTGCTCGGTAACATCGGGCACTCCCGGCGCACCGACTCCCGAGGCGCGGCCTTCGTCGACTTCACTCCGCTGCCGGAGCTGGACGAGCTGCGGCGGGCCGTCTACCTGGGTGACGGCAAGAAGCACCTGAGCTGGGACTATCTCAAGGCGCTGACGCCGCTCGCCCTCGCGGTGTGGTACATGGACGATGGCTGCTTCACGGTCCGGTCCACGGGTGCGCAGGCGCGCACGGCGGGAGGGTCCGGCCGGATCGAGATCTGCGTCGAGGCGATGGCGGAGGGCAGCCGCGACCGGCTGGTCGCGCACCTGCGGGACGCGTACGGCATGGATGTGAAACTGGTTTCCCGTGGGGCTCGGCAGACGGCGTCGATCATCTTCACCACCGAGTCGTCGGCGAGGTTCCAGGAGTTGGTCGCTCCGTACGTGCCGGTGGCGATGGAGTCGAAGCTACTGCCGCGGTTCCGTGGCCGGTACGCCGTCGAGCCGCAGTTCGTTCCGGAGGAGCTCACTCCGGTTCCTGCCCGGGTCATCGACGTGCAGGTCAAGCCGAAGACCCGCTCCATGAACCGGTTCGACATCGAGGTGGAGGGCAACCACAACTACTTCGTCGACGGGGTCATGGTGCACAACAGCCCCGAGACGACGACGGGTGGTCGGGCGCTGAAGTTCTACGCCTCGGTCCGGCTCGACGTGCGCCGCATCGAGAGCCTCAAGGACGGCACCGACGTGGTCGGTAACCGCACCCGGGTCAAGGTCGTGAAGAACAAGGTGGCCGCGCCGTTCAAGCAGGCCGAGTTCGACATCATGTACGGCAAGGGCATCTCCCGCGAGGGTTCGCTGATCGACGTCGGCGTCGAGCAGGCGATCATCCGCAAGTCCGGCGCCTGGTACACGTACGACGGTGACCAGCTCGGCCAGGGCAAGGAGAAGGCCCGCGAGTTCCTCCGGGAGAACCCGGACGTGGCCGCCGAGATCGAGAAGAAGATCCTGGAGAAGCTCGGCGTCGGGGCCGGTGCGGGCGATGCCGCCGGTGGCCCGGAGCTGCCGCCGGTCGACTTCTGATCTGACTCATGGCTGGACGACGTGCGCGCACGGGGCGGGGCTGGGATGCCAGTCCGCCCCGTGCGGCCGATGGCACCCCTCGCCCCCGCCGAGGTCGCCGCGCCGCCGGTGACGAGTTCGACCCGGCCGCCGGTCCGCCCGACGACGAGACGGGCCCCGGTGCGTCGGCGGTCGAGGAAACGGCGGGCGGTCGACGGACGAACCCGCCCCGGGACGAGGCCGAGATGGCCCGGGAGATCTGCCTGCGGCAGTTGGCGGTGCGTCCGCGCACCCGTGCCGAGTTGGCCGCCGCGCTGGCCCGGCGGGGCATCTCCGAGGAGACCGCCGTCGGAGTCCTCGACCGGTACGACGAGGTCGGCATCATCGACGACGCCGCGTTCGCCCGGGCCTGGGTGAGCAG
Above is a window of Verrucosispora sp. NA02020 DNA encoding:
- a CDS encoding regulatory protein RecX; protein product: MAGRRARTGRGWDASPPRAADGTPRPRRGRRAAGDEFDPAAGPPDDETGPGASAVEETAGGRRTNPPRDEAEMAREICLRQLAVRPRTRAELAAALARRGISEETAVGVLDRYDEVGIIDDAAFARAWVSSRHAGRGLARRALANELRRHGVDGETASEALGELDETTEAETARALVERKLRTARGEPDAVFRRLVGMLARKGYPPGVAIRAVKDALAAQSAEAAEFAERLDADALIDAEGDAAGGPGGPGD